Part of the Mycobacteriales bacterium genome is shown below.
GCCCACCGCGGATCCGGCTCGCCGCCGTGCAGCCGCCGCCACCGACACGCGACATCGAGCGCCCAGGACCAGTAGGCGAGTTCGAAGGTGGGATTGCGGGCATCGGCCCGGGTGGCGGCGTACGACTCCTGCGCCGGCACGAGCGGCGGCCCGAGTTCGTAGCCTCCTTCGCCCGCGGCGACGACGTCGGACATGAACGACGCGGACTGCTCGACGATCGGGTAGTAGCGCTCGACGACCCGGCGAGCAGAACGGGCATCCGGCGCGGCCCGCCGGACCAGCTCGGCGAGATAGATCGGGTGCGGCTGCTGCCAGAGCAGGAAAGGACCGATGGAGCTGGGACTCTCCCGACCGTTCGGGCCGACCTGCTTGGGCCACCGGGCGCCTTGCAATCCCTGGCGCTGCGCGGTCTCCTGGGCGGCTGGAAGGGCCGAGAAATACCAGCCCAGACTGCGCTCGAGCAGTCCCGCGCGACCCCAGAGGGCGAAGTGCGCGGCATGCCACCAGTGCATCTCCAGATGGAAGCGGCCGCGCCAGCTGTTGGCGGTCAGGCCGGTCTCCTGAGGCGGCATCGAACCGGCGCACTGGATCGCGGTGAGGTACTGGGACAGAACGATTCGCCGCTCCAGCTCGGGTGCGCGCCGATCCTTGCTTTGGGCGAGCTCGACTGCCGCGCCGCTCATCCAGAAACGTGGCCAATGCTCCCGCGAAGCACCGAGGACGTCCTCCACCGACGGAAGCCGCCGCCGCGAGTGCTCCGCCGCGAATCCGACGACGAGGTCGAGTGACTTCCCGTCGTTGCCGACGACGACTTCGTGGGCGGCTGACTGGACGACCGTCGACGCGGGTGCAGCGAGGGTGACGGCGTAGCGAGAGTCGTCCAGCCGACGCTCGATGTGGTGGTCCGGGAATCCCGCGTCGAGTCGCGTGGTGTGCGCGTCGCGGTGTGCCCAACCGGCGGCATTCGACCAGTCCTCGGAGCCGTAGGAAAAGGCGAGCCGTACGGCGAGCCGGCCCGCGAGTGGCTGCGCCGCCCGCACCCGAACCGCGAGCATGTCGAGCTGCGGGTGACACGCAGTTGTCACGTCGACGCGGTGGCCGTCGAGGTCGAAGGTGCTCTCGAGGACACCGGACCACAGGTCGAGTCGTTGGTGCGGCGCGCTGATCCGATCCGGGCCGATCGCCTCGACGGACGAGTCCGCGAGGGTGACGAGCGAGACCCGCGCGAGGTCCAGCCGGTGCGGATTGGCGCGGAGCCAGCGCTCGGCCGGAGTCCCGTCGTGCGGGTCGACCTCTTCGTGCATGTCCACGTAAGGCACCGGGCCGTGCGGTGTCCGATACTCCCGGAGCGAACCGAGCAGGTCCTTGTCGGAGTAGGGGCCCGGGCTGCTGTGCCAACCCCACTGGGCCTGCGTCCCGAGCATCGTCCCGTCCGCGCCGCCGTACCTGCCGGCGAGCGGGTAGGCGGCCGGGATCGACTGCAGCCCGGTGATGTCGACGGTGAAACACAGCTCGCCGTTGCCGACGGAGAGGGGTGAGCGTGCGCCGATCCCGCTGACGACGGGGCTGTGGCGGGCGACGAGAGCACGTCGGTCGACGGTCGACACGTCGTCCTAATCGAAGAAGGGACGCAGCAGCCCCGGATCGATGTCGACCCCGAACCCCGGAGCCGTCGACGGCCGGATCCGCCCGCGGACCGGCGTCGGCAGCGCAGGGGTGTTGTTGACCTCCGCCAGCGGCACCCCTGGGGCACTGCCGACGAACAGCTCGGTCCAGGGGATGCCGGGGAGTCCGAGGCAGGCGTGCTGGCCGTAGGGCGTATTTCCGGCGGCATGCGGGATGACGGCGGCCCCGCCCGCAGCCGCGAGCGCGCAGATCTGGCGGAGGGGTGTCAGCCCGCCCACCCACTGGATGTCGGGCTGCAGGATGTCGACGAGTCCTTCGGTGACGGCGTACTGGAAGGCGGGCACGCCGTACCAGTGCTCGCCGGTGGCCAGGGTCTGCCAGGGCAGCCGACGGCGGAGTGCTGCGTGCGCGAGCAGGTCGTCCGACGGCAGGCATTCCTCGATCCACCGGAGCCGGAAGGGGCGCAACGCCTCGGCGAGCCGGACGGTGTAGTCCACGTCGAACGCCATCCAGCAGTCGAGCATGAGCTCGACCTCGTCACCGAGCTGCTCGCGGGTCCGGGCGACCAGGTCGACGGTGTGGCGCAGCCCGTCGAGACCGTCGGCCGGTCCGTAGGGACAGGGAAGCTTGACTGCCCGGAATCCGAGCTCGGCGTACCAGTCGCTGTCTGCGCCGGTCGCGTAGCAGACGAGGTCGTCGCGGGCAGGACCGCCGAGAAGCTCGTAGACAGGGAGCCCGAGCAGCTTGCCCTTCAGGTCCCAGAGCGCCAGGTCGATGGCGCTGACCGCGTACGACGCGAGGCCGGCGGCGCCGAACGGCGCGCACATCCGTACCGCCATGTCGTAGATCTTCTCGGTCGCGAGCACGTCCTCGCCGACCAGCCGCGGGCCCAGGTAGTCGTCGATGATGGCCGCGACGGGTCGGCCGTGGGAGGCTGCGGCGAACCCGACGGTTCCGTCCTCGGCCTCGACGACGCATCCGAAGGAGGGCCAGGTCGGTGTCCAGTCCGGCCGGTACGCGGCGTAGCGCGGGTAGCCCGACATCGGACCGGCCACCGGACCGGCTGCCGTCCACGGCGCCCGTCGGGCCGCCGGATGCCCGGCCCCGTCGCCCCGGCGGCTCTCATCGCGGACCGCTCTGATCGACACGATCTTCACAGCGACGCCACCATCGCCGCCGGGTTGGCTGCGGCGTCGGACGCCCCGAGTTGCCGGGACAGGGCACCCGTCTCGGCGATCATGACCGCGGCCGCGCGGCGGCGTACCTCCGCGGTCACCCGCACCTCGGGGATCGACACGCTCATCGCCGCGACCGTCCCGGTGGGTGCCTTGACGGGGAAGGCCAGGCAGTAGACGCCCTCGGTGTATTCGCCGGTGTCGGTCGCATATCCGCGCCGCCGGATCTTCTCCAGCTCGGCGACCAGTCTGTCGGGATCGGTGATGGTCCGGGCCGTGAACCGCTTCATGTCGATTCCCCTGAGTCGACGCAGTACCTCCGCGTCGGGCAATGCGGCCAGCAGTGTCTTGCCGAGGCCGGTCGTGTAGGCCGGCAGCCGTGATCCGAGCCGACTGACGAGTTGCAGCGCGTGCGCGGATTCCATCTTCCCGACGTAGACGTTCTCGATGCCGTCGAGGATCGCCAGCTGCACAGTCTCACCCAGCTGGTCACGTACCCGGCGCATGTAGGGGTCCGCCAGCCGCGCGATGTCGAGCTTCTCGATGTAGGCCTGGCCGGCCTCCCACAATCGCGGGCCCAGGCTGAAGCGACGCGTCACCTCGTCGAAATGGATGAAACCCATGTCGCGCATGGTCGCGAGGAGCGCGTGGGCGCTGCTCTTGGGAAGGGTCAGCTGCGCGCAGATCGCCGAGAAGTCCAGGCTCGCCTCGCCGGTGAGCAGTTCGATGACGCGCAACGCCCGCTCGGTGGACTTCACGGATTCGGCCACGACAACACCCTCATCTCATCGGGCAGCGGAGAAGCGTCGGCTGGCAACATAGACCACCGGACCGATCGTGAGAACTCCCGTTCACGCTGGCGAACCACGCGGCGGGCCGTCCGAGACGCTGATTTGGCGGCCGAGTTCGCGTATCCGAACTGGACGCCTGCCCCTTGAAAGGCGGCGGCATGCGGGCTACAGTCTCGGCCCGTTGGAAAGCGCCTTCCTCTGTTGTGACGCGACGGGAGCTCGTACGGGCATGACCACACAGCAAGAGGTGATCCGAACGGCGGCGACGCCGAGCGCCATGGAGGATTACCTGTTCGATCTCAACGGCTACATCGTGCTGGAGCAGGCGGTGGAACCCGAGCTCGTGAGCGATCTGAACGGGGCCCTGGACACGGTGCCACCGCTCGAACCCGGCCAATGGTGGGGCAACGTGCACCGCAGCCCGGGTGCTAAGGACGCCGGCAAGGGGCTGGAACTGCAGAACGTGGTCGAGGGCGGGGAGCCGTTCGAGCGGCTCATCGACCACCCGTCCTGGATCAACTACATGTACCGCTATGCCGGCGAGGCGGAGTCCTACGTCGAGGGGCTCTTCATCGACGAATGCTTCGCCGCGGTCCGGGGTGAAGGCGGCTACCTGCAGGTGCACTCCGGCGGCTACCGCAAGGCGATCCGCGGTCAGTACCGCTACGTCGACGGCGTCTTCCGCTGTGGGCAGGTCAATGTCCTGGTCGCGCTCACCGACATCGGTCCTGGCGACGGCGGAACGCTGGTCATCCCGGGCAGCCACAAGTCCAACTTCCCGCATCCGCAGGCGGCCGAATTCAAGTCCGAGCGGATGGACTCCATGGTGGGCGTCGTTCAGCCCGAACTGAAGAAGGGTGACGCCCTGGTCTTCACCGACACCATCGCCCATGGCGCCGCATCCCGCACGAAGGCCGACGGTGAGCGCCGTACGGTCATTTACCGCTACGGCCCGGTCTGGGGTGCGACCCGCGGCGGCTACCAGTACTCCGAGGAGTTGCTGTCCAGGCTCACCCCGGCCCGGCGGGCGATCCTGCAGCCGATTCCGCCGCGACGTCCCCCCGCCTAGCCGCATTCGGCTCGAAAACGTGAAAGGCAGCGCAGAAATGCTCACTCGCCGCGACTTCATCCGCGCCGGTGCCGGCCTCGGCATCGGCGCGGTCACCATTCCCCTTCTGGACGCGTGCAGCGGCCTCGCCGGCGGGGGAGGCGGCAGCTCGAGCGGCGGTACGACCATCGAGGCGGCCTGGTGGGGCGGCAGCGACCGGGCCAAGCGCACGCAAGAGGTCATCAAGCTCTTCGAGAAGAAGAACGCCAAGGACAAGATCACGGCGAGCTTCTCCGACATCGACCCCTACTTCCAGAAGCTGAACACCGAGGCGGCCGGCGGGGGGCTGCCAGACATCATCCAGCTCGGCGGCGGATACGTGCCGCAGTACATGCACAAAGGCCAGTTGCTCGACCTGACGAAGTACACCGACAACGGCACCATCGACGTCGGCGACTACGACAAGGGCCAGCTGGCACAGGGGCAGGTCGACGGCAAGCTCTACGCCGTCTCCAACGGCGGCAACATGCCCAGCATCATCTACAACAAGACCATGATCAAGAAGGCAGGGATGCCGCTGCCGCCGGCCGACCTCACCTGGGAGAGCTTCGCAACCTACGTGCGGCAGCTGAGGGAGAAGCTCCCGAAGAGCGCCTGGCCTATCGACGACGCGAGCGACGGCGGCGCCGGCGACGCGTTCGGCGTCTGGGTCCGGCAGCGGCGGCCCGAGTCGTACACGAAGGACGGGAAGATCGCCTTCACGCTCGCCGACGTGCAGCAGTGGTTCGCTTACTGGGCCGGGCTCCGCAAGGCCAACCTGATCACGCCGGGCGACGTGGTCGCCGCCGAGATCCAGAACACCGCGGCCGACGCCGCGCCGATCGTGCAGGGCAAGGCCGCATTCACCTTCGCCTGGTCCAACTTCCTCGGCCAGTACCAGATCCTGACGAAGGATGAACTCGGGATGATGCGGTGCCCGAGCGGCGGGAAGCAGGCCGGCGACTACGTCCAGGCGTCGCAGTTCTTCAGCATCTCGTCAAAGTCCAAGGCCCCGGACGTGGCGGCGAAGTTCATCCAGTTTTTCGAGCACGATCCAGCCGCGCTCAAGATCCTCGGCGTCGAGCGCGGCGTACCGGCCTCGGCGAAGGCGCGCGGCATCTTGAAGCCGAGCCTGAAGCCCTACGATGCGCTCCAGGTCCAGTTCCTCACCGACAACATCGCGAAGTGCCGCGCGAAGACGCAGCTCGATCCGTCGAACTCGGCCGCCGTCGGCGAGGCACTCCAACGCGCGTCCCAGTCGATCGCGCTCTCACATGTGTCCGTCGCAGCGGCGGCCACGAAATTCATGGGAGACGCGGAGAAGGCCCTGGAGTCGTGAGCCAGCAGTCGAATCTTGCTGTCGCGACCGAGGCCCCGGACCGCGCGGTTCCCCGCCTCGGAGGCGGGCGGCGTCGTAACAGCTGGCGCAGGAAAGAGGCGGTGGCCGGCTATGTCTTCCTGCTGCCCTGGCTGGTCGGCATCGTCGGGCTGACCCTCGGGCCGGTCCTCGCATCGCTGTATCTCTCGTTCACCAAGTACGACCTGTTGTCCGCCCCCCGGTGGATCGGCCTGCAGAACTACGTCAACCTCTTCGCCGACGAGCGCTATCTGCAGTCGGTACGCGTGACACTGGTCTACGTCTTCATCTCCGTGCCGCTGAAGCTGGCGTTCGCGTTGCTGCTCGCCGTACTCCTCAACCGAGGTCTTCGGGGCCTGAACATCTATCGCGCGATCTACTACGTCCCGTCGTTGCTCGGCGCGAGCGTCGCCGTCGCCGTGGTCTGGCGGCAGCTCTTCTCCGGGGACGGGGCGGTGAACGCGGTCCTTCGCCACCTCGGCTGGCACAACCCGCCGGACTGGATCACGAGCCCGCACACCGCGATCTACACCCTGATCCTGCTCGCGGTGTGGGAGTTCGGCTCACCGATGATCATCTTCCTTGCGGGCCTGCGGCAGCTGCCGCACGACCTCTACGAGGCGGCCCGCGTCGACGGGGCCGGCCCGATCCAGCAGTTCTGGCGGATCACCCTGCCGCTGCTGACCCCGCTGGTGTTCTTCAACCTCGTGTTGCAGATGATCGGGGCGTTCCAGTCGTTCACCCAGTCCTACATCGTCAGTGGCGGCACCGGCGGACCGGTGGACAGTACGCTGTTCTACACGCTCTACCTCTATCAGCAGTCCTTCGGCGAGCTGCACATGGGCTACGGGGCGGCGATGGCGTGGATCCTGGTCGCGGTGATCGCGCTCTTCACCGGCGGGTTGTTCCGCACGTCGCGTTACTGGGTGTTCTACCAGGACCAGGCGAGGTGACGGCATGAACATCCTTCGAACGTGGCCGCGGAGCGTCCTGCACCTGCTGCTCATCGCCGGCGCCGTACTGATGCTCTATCCGCTGCTGTGGATGATCTCGTCGTCGTTCAAGCCCGAGAGCGACATCTTCGGCAAGATCAGCCTGATCCCGAGCCATGCCATCACCTCCAACTACACACAGGGCTGGTCGGCGCTCGGTACGTCTTTCACCGGGTTCTTCCTCAACTCGATCGTGCTGTGCGTGCTCGCGGTGCTCGGCAACCTCGTCTCGTGCACGCTGGCTGCCTTCGCCTTCGCCCGGTTGACCTTCCCGTTGAAGCGGACGCTGTTCGGGCTGATGCTGGTGACGATCATGCTGCCGTTCCAGGTGACGATCGTGCCGCAGTACGTGCTCTTCAAGCACCTGGGCTGGGTAGGCACGTTCGCGCCGATCGTCCTGCCGAAGTTCCTCGCGGTGGACGCCTTCTTCGTCTTTCTCCTCGTCCAGTTCATCCGCACGATCCCGAACGAGCTCGACGACTCCGCGAAGATCGACGGGTGCGGTCCGTACCGGCTCTTCCTCCGGGTCGTCCTGCCGCTCACGGTGCCGGCGCTCGCGACCACGGCGATCTTCACCTTCATCTGGACCTGGAACGACTTCTTCTCGCAGTTGCTCTACCTCGGCGGGAAGGTGCAGTCCTACACCGTCCCGGTCGCGCTCGGCTCCTTCGTCGACAGCACGAGCCAGTCGTCGTGGGGTCAGCTGATGGCGATGTCGTTCCTGTCGCTACTGCCGATCCTCGGCTTCTTCATCGCCTTTCAACGGCTCCTCGTCGAAGGGATCTCCACGACCGGGCTCAAGGGCTGACGCCATTCGCCGGTGGAAAGTCGTCGAGTTCGCGGACGGCGGTCTCCAGCGATCGATGGACGCCCTGCTTGACCATCCACTCGTACGCCGGATCGCCGGCGGCTGCAATGCGTCGTGTTGCCGCCGTCGAGACGTCTTCCGATCTCCACCGGTCGCTCCTAGTCTGACGGCTTGATCTCTCAAGACATGGTCGCCCATCCGGTCCTGGGCAACGAGAAGGGGTGAGTGCCGGCGATGACCGTTCTCCGGGTGCGCGGGCGGGCCCTGCCCGACGGCGAGTTCGTCGACCTCTACGCCGACAGTGACCGATGGACCACCGATCCGGCGCCGAACGCCGAGCTGGTCGGCGAGGGATGGCTGCTTCCGGGCCTGGTCGATGCCCACACA
Proteins encoded:
- a CDS encoding enolase C-terminal domain-like protein, which encodes MKIVSIRAVRDESRRGDGAGHPAARRAPWTAAGPVAGPMSGYPRYAAYRPDWTPTWPSFGCVVEAEDGTVGFAAASHGRPVAAIIDDYLGPRLVGEDVLATEKIYDMAVRMCAPFGAAGLASYAVSAIDLALWDLKGKLLGLPVYELLGGPARDDLVCYATGADSDWYAELGFRAVKLPCPYGPADGLDGLRHTVDLVARTREQLGDEVELMLDCWMAFDVDYTVRLAEALRPFRLRWIEECLPSDDLLAHAALRRRLPWQTLATGEHWYGVPAFQYAVTEGLVDILQPDIQWVGGLTPLRQICALAAAGGAAVIPHAAGNTPYGQHACLGLPGIPWTELFVGSAPGVPLAEVNNTPALPTPVRGRIRPSTAPGFGVDIDPGLLRPFFD
- a CDS encoding IclR family transcriptional regulator codes for the protein MAESVKSTERALRVIELLTGEASLDFSAICAQLTLPKSSAHALLATMRDMGFIHFDEVTRRFSLGPRLWEAGQAYIEKLDIARLADPYMRRVRDQLGETVQLAILDGIENVYVGKMESAHALQLVSRLGSRLPAYTTGLGKTLLAALPDAEVLRRLRGIDMKRFTARTITDPDRLVAELEKIRRRGYATDTGEYTEGVYCLAFPVKAPTGTVAAMSVSIPEVRVTAEVRRRAAAVMIAETGALSRQLGASDAAANPAAMVASL
- a CDS encoding phytanoyl-CoA dioxygenase family protein; this translates as MTTQQEVIRTAATPSAMEDYLFDLNGYIVLEQAVEPELVSDLNGALDTVPPLEPGQWWGNVHRSPGAKDAGKGLELQNVVEGGEPFERLIDHPSWINYMYRYAGEAESYVEGLFIDECFAAVRGEGGYLQVHSGGYRKAIRGQYRYVDGVFRCGQVNVLVALTDIGPGDGGTLVIPGSHKSNFPHPQAAEFKSERMDSMVGVVQPELKKGDALVFTDTIAHGAASRTKADGERRTVIYRYGPVWGATRGGYQYSEELLSRLTPARRAILQPIPPRRPPA
- a CDS encoding extracellular solute-binding protein gives rise to the protein MLTRRDFIRAGAGLGIGAVTIPLLDACSGLAGGGGGSSSGGTTIEAAWWGGSDRAKRTQEVIKLFEKKNAKDKITASFSDIDPYFQKLNTEAAGGGLPDIIQLGGGYVPQYMHKGQLLDLTKYTDNGTIDVGDYDKGQLAQGQVDGKLYAVSNGGNMPSIIYNKTMIKKAGMPLPPADLTWESFATYVRQLREKLPKSAWPIDDASDGGAGDAFGVWVRQRRPESYTKDGKIAFTLADVQQWFAYWAGLRKANLITPGDVVAAEIQNTAADAAPIVQGKAAFTFAWSNFLGQYQILTKDELGMMRCPSGGKQAGDYVQASQFFSISSKSKAPDVAAKFIQFFEHDPAALKILGVERGVPASAKARGILKPSLKPYDALQVQFLTDNIAKCRAKTQLDPSNSAAVGEALQRASQSIALSHVSVAAAATKFMGDAEKALES
- a CDS encoding sugar ABC transporter permease, producing MSQQSNLAVATEAPDRAVPRLGGGRRRNSWRRKEAVAGYVFLLPWLVGIVGLTLGPVLASLYLSFTKYDLLSAPRWIGLQNYVNLFADERYLQSVRVTLVYVFISVPLKLAFALLLAVLLNRGLRGLNIYRAIYYVPSLLGASVAVAVVWRQLFSGDGAVNAVLRHLGWHNPPDWITSPHTAIYTLILLAVWEFGSPMIIFLAGLRQLPHDLYEAARVDGAGPIQQFWRITLPLLTPLVFFNLVLQMIGAFQSFTQSYIVSGGTGGPVDSTLFYTLYLYQQSFGELHMGYGAAMAWILVAVIALFTGGLFRTSRYWVFYQDQAR
- a CDS encoding carbohydrate ABC transporter permease, which translates into the protein MNILRTWPRSVLHLLLIAGAVLMLYPLLWMISSSFKPESDIFGKISLIPSHAITSNYTQGWSALGTSFTGFFLNSIVLCVLAVLGNLVSCTLAAFAFARLTFPLKRTLFGLMLVTIMLPFQVTIVPQYVLFKHLGWVGTFAPIVLPKFLAVDAFFVFLLVQFIRTIPNELDDSAKIDGCGPYRLFLRVVLPLTVPALATTAIFTFIWTWNDFFSQLLYLGGKVQSYTVPVALGSFVDSTSQSSWGQLMAMSFLSLLPILGFFIAFQRLLVEGISTTGLKG